In a single window of the Coffea eugenioides isolate CCC68of chromosome 3, Ceug_1.0, whole genome shotgun sequence genome:
- the LOC113764461 gene encoding trans-resveratrol di-O-methyltransferase-like, whose translation MDLARNIGDHTGELFQAQAHIWNHMFNFINSMSLKCAIQLGIPDVIHKHGQPMTLDQLIDALPIKNAKAPFVYLLMQILIHSGFFIEAKIPGNENDNQKGYLLTSAAELLLKSNPFSMTPLLLFTLDPTLTDPWHHLSQWFQNSDETPFYTCHGRSLYDLASHEPRLNQFFNEAMASDTRLVSSVVTKDCKHVFEGLNSLVDVGGGTGTFAKAIADAFPHLKCTVLDLPHVVDGLESSKNLAYVGGNMFEAIPPADAVLMKWILIAWSDDECVQILKKCKEAIPSKEKGGKVIIVEMFCKSQQKGDDDHEAIETQLFFDMEVMVLGKGRQRNEKDWAKLFTEAGFSDYKITAVLGLRSIIEVYYY comes from the exons atggatTTGGCTAGAAATATTGGTGATCATACTGGTGAGCTTTTTCAAGCACAAGCTCACATATGGAACCATATGTTCAACTTCATAAATTCTATGTCCCTCAAATGTGCAATTCAATTAGGCATTCCAGACGTTATTCACAAACATGGCCAGCCGATGACCCTTGATCAATTGATTGATGCTCTTCCCATCAAGAATGCAAAAGCCCCTTTCGTTTATCTTCTCATGCAGATTTTGATCCACTCAGGCTTCTTCATTGAAGCAAAGATTCCTGGAAATGAGAATGATAATCAAAAGGGTTATCTGCTTACTTCTGCTGCTGAACTCCTTTTAAAGAGTAACCCTTTTAGCATGACGCCGCTTTTACTGTTCACGCTCGATCCCACCTTGACTGATCCATGGCACCATCTCAGCCAGTGGTTTCAGAACAGTGATGAAACCCCATTTTATACTTGCCATGGGAGGTCACTTTACGATCTTGCAAGCCATGAGCCACGGCTTAATCAATTCTTTAACGAAGCAATGGCTAGTGATACCCGGCTGGTTAGTAGCGTGGTGACCAAAGATTGTAAGCATGTTTTTGAGGGTTTGAATTCATTGGTAGATGTTGGAGGTGGAACTGGAACCTTTGCTAAGGCAATTGCTGATGCTTTCCCTCACCTGAAATGCACTGTGCTTGATCTTCCTCATGTTGTTGATGGCTTGGAGAGTAGTAAGAACTTGGCCTATGTTGGAGGTAACATGTTTGAAGCCATTCCTCCTGCAGATGCTGTTTTAATGAAG TGGATATTGATTGCTTGGAGCGATGATGAGTGTGTGcaaatactaaaaaaatgtAAAGAAGCAATTCCTAGCAAGGAAAAAGGAGGCAAAGTGATAATTGTTGAAATGTTCTGCAAAAGCCAGCAGAAAGGGGATGATGATCATGAGGCGATTGAGACCCAACTGTTCTTTGATATGGAAGTGATGGTTCTAGGCAAAGGAAGGCAAAGAAATGAGAAAGATTGGGCGAAACTTTTCACGGAGGCAGGCTTCAGTGACTATAAGATAACTGCAGTATTGGGATTGAGATCTATCATTGaggtttattattattaa